The following are from one region of the Achromobacter xylosoxidans genome:
- the lplT gene encoding lysophospholipid transporter LplT, whose translation MKRGFYLVMAAQAFSSLADNALFIAAIALIQELHGPDWMAPMMKWSFALAYVVLAAFVGALADSFPKGRVMFSTNALKVTGCMLMFSYASIGVAPEYQTYLVCAAYGIVGIGAAAYSPAKYGIVTEMLPPAMLVKGNSWIEGLTVFSIILGTVLGGLLISSSVSTALLSHSFIGKLVHTPAEAAILVIAFVYLLAALCNLLIPHTHVRYPPQQKNPVRLIRTFWGYVRVLWKDKLGQISLAVTTLFWGAGATLQLIVIEWGRSHLGYQLDKASMLMGVAALGTVVGSILAGRIPLRRALAVLPVGAAMGLVVLLMPLVYSPWSVYLLLLITGGLAGFFVVPMNALLQHRGHVLLSAGHSIAVQNFNEQLNILLMVAMYTLLLWLQLPINIIIVIFGTVVAVLMVVFMRWSKRNLQANPELHDQIGQEGHGRALDSTH comes from the coding sequence TTGAAACGTGGTTTCTATCTGGTCATGGCCGCGCAGGCCTTCTCGTCATTGGCGGACAACGCGCTGTTCATCGCAGCCATCGCCTTGATACAGGAACTGCATGGGCCGGACTGGATGGCGCCCATGATGAAGTGGTCGTTCGCGCTGGCTTACGTGGTGCTGGCCGCCTTTGTCGGGGCGCTGGCGGACTCCTTCCCCAAGGGCCGCGTGATGTTCTCCACCAATGCCCTGAAAGTGACCGGCTGCATGCTGATGTTCTCGTATGCCAGCATCGGCGTCGCCCCCGAGTACCAGACCTACCTGGTCTGCGCGGCCTACGGCATCGTCGGCATCGGCGCCGCGGCCTACTCCCCCGCCAAGTACGGCATCGTCACGGAAATGCTGCCCCCGGCCATGCTGGTCAAGGGCAATAGCTGGATCGAGGGCCTGACCGTCTTCTCCATCATCCTGGGCACGGTGCTGGGCGGCCTGCTGATCTCGTCCTCCGTTTCCACCGCCCTGCTCAGCCACTCCTTCATCGGCAAGCTGGTCCACACCCCGGCCGAGGCCGCGATCCTGGTCATCGCCTTCGTGTACCTGCTGGCGGCGCTGTGCAACCTGCTGATTCCGCACACCCACGTGCGCTACCCGCCGCAGCAGAAGAACCCGGTGCGGCTCATCCGCACCTTCTGGGGCTACGTCCGTGTGCTGTGGAAAGACAAGCTGGGCCAGATCTCGCTGGCCGTCACCACCCTGTTCTGGGGCGCGGGCGCCACGCTGCAGTTGATCGTCATCGAATGGGGCCGCAGCCACCTCGGATACCAACTGGACAAGGCCTCGATGCTGATGGGCGTGGCCGCGCTGGGCACCGTTGTCGGCTCCATCCTGGCGGGCCGCATTCCGCTGCGCCGCGCGCTGGCCGTGTTGCCGGTCGGCGCCGCCATGGGCCTGGTCGTGCTGCTGATGCCGCTGGTCTACTCGCCCTGGAGCGTCTACCTGCTGCTGCTGATCACGGGCGGCCTGGCCGGCTTCTTCGTGGTGCCGATGAACGCGCTGCTGCAGCACCGCGGCCACGTGCTGCTGTCGGCCGGCCACTCCATCGCCGTGCAGAACTTCAACGAACAGCTCAACATCCTGCTGATGGTGGCCATGTACACGCTGCTGCTGTGGCTGCAGCTGCCCATCAACATCATCATCGTGATCTTCGGCACTGTGGTCGCGGTGCTGATGGTGGTCTTCATGCGCTGGAGCAAGCGCAACCTGCAGGCCAATCCCGAACTGCACGACCAGATCGGCCAGGAAGGCCATGGGCGCGCGCTGGACTCCACGCACTAG